A single genomic interval of Stenotrophomonas sp. ZAC14D1_NAIMI4_1 harbors:
- a CDS encoding class I SAM-dependent methyltransferase: MDGLPGNGTPLDCSPLERGQARAIAEAFRPVQAWGNRRDYYYTRGKLGSDPLYDGVLQHLPDDALPLLDLGCGLGLFAHVLRQRGRRQPYLGVDVDAGKIARAQRAGAGLDDVRFDCLDVQAPLPAQAGHVLLLDVLQYLDAQPQLALLNAASARVAPGGSLLLRTPLATGDRRDRTTRVADRLAWLVGWMGTRPRHYPDPARLRATLAEAGLQVGQVRPLHGRTPFNSWLLVAQRAR, from the coding sequence ATGGATGGCCTGCCAGGGAACGGCACACCGCTGGACTGTTCGCCGCTGGAGCGCGGCCAGGCACGGGCCATTGCCGAGGCGTTCCGCCCGGTGCAGGCCTGGGGCAACCGCCGCGACTACTACTACACGCGCGGCAAGCTGGGCAGCGACCCGCTGTACGACGGCGTGCTGCAGCACCTTCCCGACGATGCCCTGCCGCTGCTCGACCTGGGCTGCGGGCTGGGCCTGTTCGCCCACGTGCTGCGCCAGCGCGGCCGCCGCCAGCCCTACCTGGGCGTGGACGTGGATGCCGGCAAGATCGCCCGCGCGCAGCGGGCCGGTGCCGGCCTGGACGATGTGCGTTTCGACTGCCTGGACGTGCAGGCGCCGCTGCCTGCGCAGGCCGGGCACGTGCTGCTGCTGGACGTGCTGCAGTATCTGGACGCGCAGCCGCAGCTGGCGCTGCTGAACGCCGCCAGCGCACGGGTGGCCCCCGGGGGCAGCCTGCTGCTGCGCACGCCGCTGGCCACCGGCGACCGCCGCGACCGCACCACGCGCGTGGCCGATCGCCTGGCCTGGCTGGTGGGCTGGATGGGTACGCGGCCGCGGCATTACCCCGACCCCGCACGGCTGCGGGCGACGCTGGCCGAGGCGGGATTGCAGGTGGGCCAGGTGCGGCCGCTGCATGGGCGCACGCCGTTCAACAGCTGGTTGCTGGTGGCACAGCGGGCGCGGTAG
- a CDS encoding DUF924 family protein, whose translation MDVAAQVVEFWKEAGPAKWFARDDAFDARFRELFLEEHHAAASRGREHWLGSAEGALALMLLLDQFPRNCFRGTAHSFATDGLARHYAMRAIEEGLDLQLVPKLRAFIYLPFEHSEDPFDQDRSVAMFDVLGDKEYLQYAEVHRDVIRRFGRFPHRNAVLGRIPSPEELDFLAEGGFAG comes from the coding sequence ATGGACGTTGCCGCGCAAGTGGTGGAATTCTGGAAGGAGGCGGGCCCGGCGAAGTGGTTCGCCCGCGATGATGCGTTCGACGCGCGGTTCCGCGAGCTGTTCCTGGAGGAACACCATGCGGCGGCCTCGCGCGGGCGCGAACACTGGCTGGGCAGTGCCGAAGGCGCGCTGGCGCTGATGCTGCTGCTGGACCAGTTCCCGCGCAACTGCTTCCGTGGCACGGCCCATTCCTTCGCCACCGATGGCCTGGCCCGGCATTACGCCATGCGTGCCATCGAGGAAGGGCTGGACCTGCAGCTGGTGCCCAAGCTGCGCGCCTTCATCTACCTGCCGTTCGAGCATTCCGAAGATCCGTTCGACCAGGATCGTTCGGTGGCCATGTTCGACGTGCTGGGTGACAAGGAATACCTGCAGTACGCCGAAGTGCACCGTGACGTCATCCGCCGCTTCGGGCGCTTCCCGCACCGCAATGCCGTGCTGGGCCGCATTCCCAGCCCGGAAGAACTGGATTTCCTCGCCGAAGGCGGGTTTGCAGGGTAG
- a CDS encoding flavohemoglobin expression-modulating QEGLA motif protein, with protein METTATLDHDVAHHAALDARLVEAVGGIRLLGLTSWPATVQAPFLDSVARGQPVLPKVEYPKLDFSEERRALAAIAAECDPGHPLGHYVQQSAQSWDLAAQLLESLGTAAVDRCSVQLFGAPEQPLPGNGPSTREAARHFIQIASELDSELLAPEEQVPVSAIALQLQLQNDLDGFFESRIIQVQLDPELVSKAAAGPTRIRLRTSARFSAYDRAQLFHHEALVHSLTALNGREQPVLPSLALSSPRVTATQEGLATFAEQITGSIDIERLKRISLRTEAIAMAREGADFIEVYRYFCEAGQNPEESFASAQRVFRGVPPSGGLAFTKDTVYLRGLVSVHTFFRHMLAEDRLQVCRWLFAGKMSLTDAIAFAPLFESGVLKPPRWLPHWVSRANGLAGMLAFSLFANRIRMDQLAPE; from the coding sequence ATGGAAACGACCGCGACGCTGGACCATGACGTGGCCCACCATGCGGCACTCGACGCACGACTGGTCGAGGCCGTGGGCGGCATCCGCCTGCTGGGGCTGACCAGTTGGCCGGCAACGGTGCAGGCACCGTTCCTGGACAGCGTGGCCCGAGGCCAGCCGGTGCTGCCGAAGGTGGAGTACCCGAAACTGGATTTCAGCGAGGAGCGCCGCGCGCTGGCCGCCATCGCCGCCGAATGTGATCCCGGCCATCCGTTGGGCCACTACGTGCAGCAGTCCGCGCAGAGCTGGGACCTGGCCGCGCAGTTGTTGGAAAGCCTCGGCACCGCCGCCGTGGACCGCTGTTCGGTGCAGCTGTTCGGTGCGCCGGAACAGCCGTTGCCCGGCAACGGCCCAAGCACGCGCGAGGCCGCCCGCCACTTCATCCAGATCGCCAGCGAACTGGACAGCGAACTGCTGGCGCCGGAAGAACAGGTGCCGGTGTCGGCCATCGCCCTGCAGCTGCAGCTGCAGAACGACCTCGACGGCTTCTTTGAATCGCGCATCATCCAGGTGCAGCTGGACCCGGAACTGGTGTCCAAGGCGGCCGCTGGCCCGACCCGCATACGCCTGCGCACCAGCGCACGTTTCAGCGCCTACGACCGCGCGCAGCTGTTCCACCACGAAGCGCTGGTGCATTCGCTCACTGCATTGAACGGCCGCGAACAACCGGTGCTGCCCAGCCTGGCCCTGTCTTCGCCACGGGTGACCGCCACCCAGGAAGGCCTGGCCACGTTCGCCGAGCAGATCACCGGCAGCATCGACATCGAACGGCTGAAGCGCATCAGCCTGCGCACCGAAGCCATTGCGATGGCACGCGAAGGTGCGGACTTCATCGAGGTGTACCGCTATTTCTGCGAGGCCGGGCAGAACCCGGAAGAAAGCTTCGCCTCGGCGCAGCGCGTGTTCCGCGGCGTGCCGCCGAGTGGAGGCCTGGCCTTCACCAAGGACACGGTGTACCTGCGCGGGCTGGTGTCGGTGCATACCTTCTTCCGGCACATGCTGGCCGAGGATCGCCTGCAGGTCTGCCGCTGGTTGTTTGCCGGCAAGATGAGCCTGACCGATGCGATTGCCTTCGCACCGTTGTTCGAAAGTGGCGTGTTGAAGCCACCGCGCTGGCTGCCGCACTGGGTGAGCCGTGCGAACGGATTGGCGGGCATGCTGGCGTTCTCGTTGTTCGCCAACCGGATACGGATGGACCAGCTGGCGCCGGAGTGA
- a CDS encoding polysaccharide deacetylase family protein — protein sequence MTNAGTLHRIPTRPWRWLPWLVASQVAVILVWVLAGWRWGLPLMVATHALFMVPVFLPNSRFYTPVLDRLADPGDSVWLTIDDGPSAETPALLDLLDRHQAKATFFLVGERALAHPALVGEILRRGHDLGNHSHTHPQTRFWRLGPAAMRAEIEGCHQALEAVSGRPARWYRSVVGMTNPFVAPVLAALGLVRVGWSARGYDGVGCTPDGVLARLLPDLRPGAIVLLHEGAAHGHNLAIIERVLQVLDQRGLKARLPSL from the coding sequence ATGACCAACGCAGGAACATTGCATCGCATCCCGACCCGGCCGTGGCGCTGGCTGCCCTGGCTGGTGGCGTCGCAGGTGGCGGTGATCCTGGTCTGGGTGCTGGCCGGCTGGCGCTGGGGGCTGCCGCTGATGGTGGCCACCCACGCGCTGTTCATGGTGCCGGTGTTCCTGCCCAACAGCCGTTTCTACACGCCGGTGCTGGACCGCCTGGCCGACCCCGGTGACAGCGTCTGGCTGACGATCGACGATGGCCCCAGCGCGGAGACCCCGGCGCTGCTGGACCTGCTGGACCGGCACCAGGCGAAGGCGACTTTCTTCCTGGTCGGCGAGCGCGCATTGGCGCACCCGGCCCTGGTGGGGGAGATCCTGCGCCGCGGGCATGACCTGGGCAACCACAGCCACACCCACCCGCAGACCCGGTTCTGGCGGCTGGGCCCGGCGGCGATGCGTGCCGAGATCGAAGGCTGCCACCAGGCGCTGGAAGCGGTCAGCGGCCGCCCGGCGCGCTGGTACCGCTCGGTGGTGGGCATGACCAACCCGTTCGTGGCGCCGGTGCTGGCGGCGCTGGGCCTGGTGCGCGTGGGCTGGAGCGCGCGCGGCTATGACGGCGTGGGCTGCACGCCTGACGGCGTACTGGCCCGCCTGCTGCCCGACCTGCGGCCCGGTGCCATCGTGCTGCTGCATGAAGGTGCCGCACACGGCCACAACCTGGCCATCATCGAACGCGTGCTGCAGGTGCTGGACCAGCGTGGCCTGAAGGCGCGGCTGCCGTCCCTGTAG
- a CDS encoding amidohydrolase family protein, with protein MAVLNKSRRAWLGATVIVLAGIAGTASAQDLLVRNATVHTASARGSLQNTDVLVQGGLVRAVGPGLAAPAGVAVVEANGRPLTPALFGGITEIGIEEVSGESSTVDSTLKLGEQPLRPEFDVTLAYNPASVLIPVARLDGIGFTALGAATGGGFVAGQGGVMRLDGSADPIGPRALFLRLGAAASELTGQSRAAQWMLLQQMVDEARGQVAADSPHALLTPAGRRTLARYLAGQGRIVVEVDRAADIRQLLRWAAREKVKIAIAGGAEAWQMAADLAAAQVPVFVDALGNLPTSFDQIGATLENAARLQRAGVPVSFAQRDDASHNARKMRQLAGNAVANGLPWADGLAGLTRVPAQVLGVADQIGTIEPGKRADLVLWEGDPLDVAHYAEQVWLGGRAMPMRSRQTELRDRYLQHNAHP; from the coding sequence ATGGCCGTGTTGAACAAGAGCCGCCGCGCATGGCTCGGCGCTACCGTCATCGTGCTGGCAGGCATCGCGGGTACTGCATCGGCGCAGGACCTGCTGGTGCGCAATGCCACGGTGCACACCGCCAGCGCGCGCGGCAGCCTGCAGAACACCGATGTGCTGGTGCAGGGCGGCCTGGTCCGTGCCGTCGGCCCCGGCCTGGCCGCACCGGCCGGGGTGGCCGTGGTCGAGGCCAATGGCCGCCCGCTGACCCCGGCGCTGTTCGGTGGCATCACCGAGATCGGCATCGAGGAGGTCTCCGGTGAATCGAGCACCGTGGACAGCACGCTGAAGCTGGGCGAGCAGCCGCTGCGACCGGAATTCGACGTCACCCTCGCCTACAACCCGGCGTCGGTGCTGATTCCCGTGGCGCGCCTGGACGGCATCGGCTTCACCGCGCTGGGGGCCGCCACCGGCGGTGGCTTCGTGGCCGGCCAGGGCGGGGTGATGCGCCTGGATGGCAGTGCCGACCCGATCGGACCGCGTGCGCTGTTCCTGCGCCTGGGCGCGGCCGCTTCGGAACTGACCGGACAGTCGCGTGCGGCGCAGTGGATGCTGCTGCAGCAGATGGTGGACGAAGCGCGCGGCCAGGTCGCCGCCGATTCGCCGCATGCCCTGCTGACGCCCGCGGGCCGCCGCACCCTGGCCCGCTACCTCGCCGGCCAGGGCCGCATCGTGGTGGAGGTGGACCGTGCCGCCGACATCCGCCAGCTGCTGCGCTGGGCCGCGCGCGAGAAGGTGAAGATCGCCATCGCCGGCGGCGCAGAGGCCTGGCAGATGGCGGCGGACCTGGCGGCCGCGCAGGTACCGGTGTTCGTCGATGCACTGGGCAACCTGCCCACCAGCTTCGACCAGATCGGCGCCACCCTGGAAAACGCCGCCCGCCTGCAGCGTGCGGGCGTGCCGGTCAGCTTCGCCCAGCGCGACGATGCCTCGCACAACGCGCGCAAGATGCGCCAGCTGGCCGGCAACGCGGTGGCCAATGGCCTGCCGTGGGCCGATGGCCTGGCCGGCCTGACCCGGGTGCCCGCCCAGGTGCTGGGCGTGGCCGACCAGATCGGCACCATCGAACCGGGCAAGCGCGCCGACCTGGTGCTGTGGGAAGGCGACCCGCTGGATGTAGCGCACTATGCCGAACAGGTCTGGCTGGGCGGACGCGCCATGCCGATGCGCTCGCGCCAGACCGAACTGCGTGACCGTTACCTGCAGCACAACGCGCACCCCTGA
- a CDS encoding AMP nucleosidase, whose protein sequence is MKSKQEIVDNWLPRYTGVPLDQFGQHILLTNFGGYLHTFAELTGAPIVGLDRPMASATFDDITMINFGMGSPNAAIIMDLLSAVMPKAVLFLGKCGGLKRKNQLGDLVLPIAAIRGEGTSGDYLPPEVPALPAFALQRAVSTMIRDLGHDYWTGTVYTTNRRVWEHDEAFKERLRAMRCMAIDMETATVFAAGFANHIPSGALLLVSDQPMIPDGVKTEASDAKVSSQFVENHIQIGIEALKLIRRNGKSVRHLRFDE, encoded by the coding sequence ATGAAGAGCAAGCAGGAAATCGTCGACAACTGGCTGCCACGCTATACCGGCGTGCCCCTGGACCAGTTCGGCCAGCACATCCTGCTGACCAACTTCGGCGGCTACCTGCACACCTTCGCCGAGCTGACCGGGGCGCCCATCGTCGGCCTGGACCGGCCGATGGCCAGTGCCACCTTCGACGACATCACCATGATCAACTTCGGCATGGGCAGCCCCAATGCCGCGATCATCATGGATCTGCTGTCGGCGGTGATGCCCAAGGCGGTGCTGTTCCTCGGCAAGTGCGGTGGGCTCAAGCGCAAGAACCAGCTGGGCGACCTGGTGCTGCCGATCGCCGCCATCCGTGGCGAGGGCACCTCCGGCGACTACCTGCCGCCGGAAGTCCCGGCGCTGCCGGCATTCGCCCTGCAGCGGGCGGTGTCCACGATGATCCGCGACCTGGGCCACGACTACTGGACCGGCACGGTCTACACCACCAACCGCCGGGTCTGGGAGCACGACGAGGCCTTCAAGGAGCGGCTGCGGGCAATGCGCTGCATGGCCATCGACATGGAAACGGCCACGGTGTTCGCCGCCGGCTTCGCCAACCACATCCCCAGCGGCGCCCTGCTGCTGGTGTCCGACCAGCCGATGATCCCCGACGGGGTCAAGACCGAGGCCTCCGATGCCAAGGTCAGCTCCCAGTTCGTGGAAAACCATATCCAGATCGGCATCGAGGCGCTTAAGCTTATCCGGCGCAACGGCAAGTCGGTCCGCCACCTGCGCTTTGACGAATGA
- the rsgA gene encoding ribosome small subunit-dependent GTPase A: MTQTPDFNALQTIGWPWPGPPQQADWQAAMAAHPQARPARVIEQHRTHYVVADGPDASIKAESLPEWQRPRFPSHERPAVGDWVLLEGIRIVALLPRRTAIKRGAAGEHYHQQVIAANIDTVFIVCGLDADFNPRRIERYLLLVGGGGAEPVVVLTKADQTEYSEDALAVLEELEMQGIALHAINGLDADSVSVLEPWLGPGRTVVLVGSSGAGKSTLTNTLLGEQRMKTNAVRANDSRGRHTTTHRALMPLPMGACLIDTPGMRELKPTGEETLSEGGFADIEALAAQCRFNDCMHQQEPGCAVRAAIDAGEIEESRLQNYFKLKEEVAAAAAKLAVRQAETAQERGGKKGKGQQFRPAGKPRRR; encoded by the coding sequence ATGACCCAGACCCCCGATTTCAACGCCCTGCAGACCATCGGCTGGCCCTGGCCGGGCCCGCCGCAGCAGGCCGACTGGCAGGCCGCCATGGCCGCGCACCCGCAGGCCCGCCCAGCGCGCGTGATCGAACAGCACCGCACCCACTATGTGGTGGCCGATGGCCCGGACGCCTCGATCAAGGCCGAGTCGCTGCCGGAATGGCAGCGCCCGCGCTTCCCCAGCCACGAGCGGCCGGCGGTGGGTGACTGGGTGCTGCTGGAAGGCATCCGCATCGTTGCGCTGCTGCCACGGCGTACCGCCATCAAGCGCGGCGCGGCTGGCGAGCATTACCACCAGCAGGTGATCGCGGCCAACATCGATACGGTGTTCATCGTCTGTGGCCTGGATGCCGACTTCAACCCGCGCCGCATCGAGCGCTACCTGCTGCTGGTCGGCGGCGGCGGTGCCGAACCGGTGGTGGTGCTGACCAAGGCCGACCAGACCGAGTACAGCGAAGACGCGCTGGCGGTGCTGGAGGAGCTGGAGATGCAGGGCATCGCGCTGCACGCGATCAATGGCCTGGATGCCGACAGCGTATCGGTGCTGGAGCCGTGGCTGGGCCCGGGCCGCACGGTGGTGCTGGTGGGTTCGTCGGGCGCCGGCAAATCCACGCTGACCAACACCCTGCTGGGCGAGCAGCGGATGAAGACCAATGCCGTGCGCGCCAACGATTCGCGCGGCCGCCACACCACCACCCACCGCGCGCTGATGCCGCTGCCGATGGGCGCGTGCCTGATCGACACGCCCGGCATGCGCGAGCTGAAGCCGACCGGCGAAGAAACTCTGTCCGAAGGCGGCTTCGCCGACATCGAGGCACTGGCGGCGCAGTGCCGTTTCAATGACTGCATGCACCAGCAGGAGCCGGGCTGCGCCGTGCGCGCTGCCATCGATGCCGGTGAGATCGAAGAGAGCCGGCTGCAGAACTACTTCAAGCTGAAGGAAGAAGTGGCTGCCGCCGCCGCCAAGCTGGCTGTGCGCCAGGCCGAAACCGCGCAGGAGCGCGGCGGCAAGAAGGGCAAGGGCCAGCAGTTCCGCCCGGCGGGCAAGCCGCGCAGGCGCTGA
- the grxD gene encoding Grx4 family monothiol glutaredoxin: MSLDPALRSRIESLLNDNRVVLFMKGQPSMPQCGFSAKAVGALQDLGVDFAHVNVLADQEIREGIKAYGDWPTIPQLYIDGELVGGSDIILQMAASGELSSVLGLAAPDRTPPRITVTPAAVEMLKGALADAPGASLQLTIDARFQPNFQLAPHDDSAIAAESNGLRVQFDLSSARRADGITIDWVDDIRGKGLAIDNPNAPKPVQEISVRDADDLVRAGNVTLVDVRPADERAIAAIGVPFKSFDGNGRAELEGLPKDTPLAFLCHHGGRSAQAAEQFRTLGFTKVFNVTGGIDAWSDEVDNGVPKY; encoded by the coding sequence ATGTCCCTCGATCCCGCCCTGCGTTCGCGCATCGAATCCCTCCTCAACGACAACCGCGTCGTGCTGTTCATGAAGGGCCAGCCGTCGATGCCGCAGTGCGGCTTCTCGGCCAAGGCCGTGGGCGCCCTGCAGGACCTGGGCGTCGACTTCGCCCACGTCAACGTGCTGGCCGACCAGGAAATCCGTGAAGGCATCAAGGCCTACGGCGACTGGCCGACCATCCCGCAGCTGTACATCGACGGCGAACTGGTCGGTGGCAGCGACATCATCCTGCAGATGGCCGCCAGCGGCGAACTGAGCAGCGTGCTCGGCCTGGCCGCGCCGGACCGCACCCCGCCGCGCATCACCGTCACCCCGGCCGCCGTGGAAATGCTGAAGGGTGCGCTGGCCGATGCCCCGGGCGCTTCGCTGCAGCTGACCATCGATGCGCGCTTCCAGCCGAACTTCCAGCTGGCTCCGCACGATGACAGCGCGATCGCTGCCGAATCCAACGGCCTGCGCGTGCAGTTCGACCTGTCCAGCGCACGCCGCGCCGACGGCATCACCATCGACTGGGTCGATGACATCCGCGGCAAGGGCCTGGCCATCGACAACCCGAACGCGCCCAAGCCCGTGCAGGAAATCAGCGTGCGTGACGCCGACGACCTCGTGCGCGCCGGCAACGTGACCCTGGTCGACGTGCGCCCGGCCGACGAGCGCGCCATCGCCGCGATCGGCGTGCCATTCAAGAGCTTCGACGGCAACGGCCGCGCCGAGCTGGAAGGCCTGCCCAAGGACACCCCGCTGGCCTTCCTGTGCCACCACGGTGGCCGCAGCGCGCAGGCCGCCGAGCAGTTCCGCACCCTGGGCTTCACCAAGGTGTTCAACGTCACCGGCGGCATTGACGCCTGGTCGGACGAGGTGGACAACGGCGTGCCGAAGTACTGA
- a CDS encoding pyridoxal phosphate-dependent aminotransferase, which produces MSTTSHKPLATRERLSEVRYEIRGELARRARELEAQGRKLIKLNIGNPGNFGFRAPEHLQHAIADDMGRTDPYTHQQGLPVARDAIAAAYARRGAPDAHPDRVFVGNGVSELIDLSLRALLNPGDEVLVPSPDYPLWSAAAILNDGRPVYYRCAPENGFQPDPTEIETLVSSRTRAIVLINPNNPSGASYPRELLERVVEIARRHNLLLLVDEIYDQILYDDAVFQPVAPLAGDHPCLTFSGLSKVHRACGWRVGWAHLTGDDARLGEFRAALDLLSALRLCANVPGQYAIDAAVNGPDTISELCAPGGRLYETRRAVIEACEASEHLSLVAPAGALYAFPAVVGAAAKGFDDHNFALDLMNNEGVLVVPGSSFNVPYRHHFRVTLLPEASVMRDVFARIDRVLARRAEDATKVVPLKPRRSVA; this is translated from the coding sequence ATGTCCACCACGTCGCACAAGCCCCTGGCCACCCGCGAGCGCCTTTCCGAAGTGCGCTACGAAATCCGCGGAGAACTGGCCCGGCGAGCGCGGGAGCTGGAAGCGCAGGGCCGCAAGCTGATCAAGCTGAACATCGGCAACCCCGGCAACTTCGGCTTCCGCGCGCCCGAGCACCTGCAGCACGCGATTGCCGATGACATGGGCCGCACCGACCCGTACACCCACCAGCAGGGCCTGCCGGTGGCCCGCGATGCCATCGCCGCCGCCTATGCGCGCCGTGGTGCGCCCGATGCACATCCGGACCGCGTGTTCGTCGGCAACGGCGTCAGCGAGCTGATCGACCTGTCGCTGCGCGCCCTGCTGAACCCGGGCGACGAAGTGCTGGTGCCCTCGCCGGACTACCCGCTATGGTCGGCCGCCGCCATCCTCAACGACGGCCGCCCGGTGTACTACCGCTGCGCGCCGGAGAACGGCTTCCAGCCCGACCCGACCGAGATCGAGACGCTGGTGTCCTCGCGCACCCGCGCCATCGTGCTGATCAACCCGAACAACCCCAGCGGCGCCAGCTACCCGCGCGAGCTGCTGGAGCGCGTGGTCGAGATCGCCCGCCGCCACAACCTGCTGCTGCTGGTCGACGAGATCTACGACCAGATCCTGTACGACGACGCGGTGTTCCAGCCGGTCGCGCCACTGGCCGGCGACCATCCGTGCCTGACCTTCAGTGGCCTGAGCAAGGTGCACCGCGCCTGCGGCTGGCGCGTGGGCTGGGCCCACCTCACTGGCGACGATGCGCGCCTGGGTGAGTTCCGCGCCGCACTGGACCTGCTCAGTGCGCTGCGCCTGTGCGCCAACGTGCCGGGCCAGTACGCCATCGACGCCGCGGTAAACGGCCCGGACACCATTTCCGAACTGTGTGCCCCCGGCGGCCGCCTGTATGAAACCCGCCGCGCGGTGATCGAGGCCTGCGAAGCCAGCGAACACCTGTCGCTGGTCGCGCCGGCCGGCGCCCTGTACGCGTTCCCGGCCGTGGTCGGTGCTGCCGCCAAGGGCTTCGACGACCACAACTTCGCGCTGGACCTGATGAACAACGAAGGCGTGCTGGTGGTACCGGGCTCGAGCTTCAACGTGCCCTACCGCCACCACTTCCGCGTGACCCTGCTGCCGGAAGCCTCGGTGATGCGCGATGTGTTCGCGCGCATCGACCGCGTGCTGGCCCGCCGTGCCGAAGACGCCACCAAGGTCGTGCCGCTGAAGCCGCGCCGCTCGGTGGCCTGA
- a CDS encoding SGNH/GDSL hydrolase family protein yields MALSFLALGDSYTIGEAVAVEGRWPHQLAAALRAQGVDLADPQTIATTGWTTDELDAGIDAAAPQGPFGFVSMLIGVNNQYRGRPLDEYRHQFEALLQRAIGFAGGDAGRVLVLSFPDWGSTPFGAGSGRDLARVEIETDEFNAAAEVISTQRGVAFVDITDISRTHGTDPAMIAGDGLHPSARMYALWAERALPVATQLLQRTD; encoded by the coding sequence GTGGCGCTGTCCTTCCTGGCACTTGGCGATTCGTACACCATCGGTGAGGCGGTCGCGGTCGAAGGCCGCTGGCCCCACCAGCTGGCGGCGGCGCTGCGCGCGCAGGGCGTGGACCTGGCCGACCCGCAGACCATCGCCACCACCGGCTGGACCACCGACGAGCTCGATGCCGGCATCGATGCGGCCGCACCGCAGGGCCCGTTTGGGTTCGTCAGCATGCTGATCGGGGTCAACAACCAGTACCGCGGGCGCCCGCTGGACGAGTACCGCCACCAGTTCGAGGCGCTGCTGCAGCGTGCGATCGGCTTTGCCGGTGGCGATGCCGGCCGCGTGCTGGTGCTGTCCTTCCCCGACTGGGGCTCGACCCCGTTCGGCGCCGGCAGCGGTCGTGACCTGGCCCGCGTCGAGATCGAGACCGACGAATTCAACGCCGCCGCCGAGGTGATCAGCACCCAGCGTGGCGTGGCCTTCGTCGACATCACCGACATCAGCCGCACGCACGGCACCGACCCGGCGATGATCGCCGGGGATGGCCTGCATCCGTCCGCGCGGATGTATGCGTTGTGGGCCGAACGCGCTCTGCCCGTGGCCACGCAGCTGCTGCAGCGCACGGACTGA
- a CDS encoding amidohydrolase, translating to MPSTLLRAGLGLALASLGTAPAVGASRFVADPYPSTYQAHPDGPVLIQNATVLTGTGQRLEHADVLLRDGRIVAVGPQLQADAGIARIDAQGKWVTPGLIDVHSHLGVYPSPGVSAHSDGNEMTAPVTANVWAEHSVWPQDPGFTAALAGGVTSMQVLPGSANLVGGRGVVLKNVPATTYQAMKFPGAPWGLKMACGENPKRVYGGKGTAPATRMGNVAGYRAAFIDAADYIAKNSPKPAKRKGWFGSDKGDSAGDAGGKRDLKLDTLAGAIQGDIRVHIHCYRADEMATMLDLAKEFGFKVAAFHHGVEAYKLADRLAADGVCGALWADWWGFKMEAFDGIAENIALVDRPKNSCAIVHSDSPEGIQRLNQEAAKVMAAARRARMPDIAPEHAITWMTANAAKALGIEGQTGTLEAGKMADVVVWNGNPFSSYALAEQVFVDGRRLYDRTAPESLPRSDFQLGQEVR from the coding sequence ATGCCATCCACGCTGTTGCGCGCCGGGCTGGGCCTGGCACTGGCCTCACTGGGCACCGCCCCCGCGGTGGGCGCCTCGCGCTTCGTCGCCGACCCCTACCCCAGCACTTACCAGGCCCATCCCGATGGCCCGGTGCTGATCCAGAACGCCACCGTGCTGACCGGCACCGGCCAGCGTCTGGAGCACGCCGACGTGCTGCTGCGCGACGGCCGCATCGTCGCCGTCGGCCCGCAGCTGCAGGCCGATGCCGGCATCGCCCGCATCGATGCGCAGGGCAAGTGGGTCACCCCCGGCCTGATCGACGTGCATTCGCACCTGGGCGTGTACCCCAGCCCGGGGGTCAGCGCCCACAGTGACGGCAACGAGATGACCGCCCCGGTCACCGCCAACGTCTGGGCCGAGCACTCGGTGTGGCCGCAGGATCCGGGCTTCACCGCCGCACTGGCCGGCGGCGTGACCAGCATGCAGGTGCTGCCCGGTTCGGCCAACCTGGTCGGCGGCCGTGGCGTGGTGCTGAAGAACGTGCCGGCCACCACCTATCAGGCGATGAAGTTCCCCGGTGCGCCCTGGGGCCTGAAGATGGCCTGCGGCGAGAACCCCAAGCGCGTCTATGGCGGCAAGGGCACCGCCCCGGCCACCCGCATGGGCAACGTGGCCGGTTACCGCGCCGCCTTCATCGACGCGGCCGACTACATCGCCAAGAACAGCCCTAAGCCGGCCAAGCGCAAGGGCTGGTTCGGCAGCGACAAGGGTGACAGCGCCGGTGATGCCGGCGGCAAGCGCGACCTCAAGCTGGACACGTTGGCCGGCGCCATCCAGGGCGACATCCGCGTGCACATCCACTGCTACCGCGCCGACGAGATGGCCACCATGCTCGACCTGGCCAAGGAATTCGGCTTCAAGGTGGCCGCCTTCCACCACGGCGTGGAAGCCTACAAGCTGGCCGACCGGCTGGCTGCCGACGGCGTCTGCGGCGCGCTCTGGGCCGACTGGTGGGGCTTCAAGATGGAAGCCTTCGACGGTATCGCCGAGAACATCGCGCTGGTGGACCGGCCGAAGAACAGCTGCGCCATCGTCCATTCCGACTCGCCCGAGGGCATCCAGCGCCTCAACCAGGAGGCCGCCAAGGTGATGGCGGCGGCGCGCCGCGCGCGCATGCCGGACATCGCCCCGGAACATGCCATCACCTGGATGACCGCCAACGCCGCCAAGGCGCTGGGCATCGAAGGCCAGACCGGCACCCTGGAGGCCGGCAAGATGGCCGACGTGGTGGTGTGGAACGGCAATCCCTTCAGTTCGTATGCGCTGGCCGAACAGGTGTTCGTCGACGGCCGCCGCCTGTACGACCGCACCGCGCCGGAATCGCTGCCGCGCTCGGATTTCCAGCTTGGCCAGGAGGTGCGCTGA